From a single Vampirovibrio chlorellavorus genomic region:
- a CDS encoding J domain-containing protein: MASFKNYYLILGVEAFADVDAVRSAFRKLARQHHPDLNAGNAQAEERFKEINEAYEILSNPEKRAMHDASLRAMKGNAGGNPAEGKAAYSKQGDQTPKGKASPPPASEKKARSESAPDSAASTGKQAANKAEPGKDKGSTTSINDLFESFLKKGFQEKSAKAANAAEGVFSAKKDSGKKSEAPQRGEDVQVKVAITPQEAMDGVVKTVNVQHNEICRRCSGTGKVNGLVCTACGGDKILVRLKKIDVRIPAGVKNGSRVRVAKEGGRGYGGAENGDLFLQIEISVDAGLRIEGLDVYGDVVIALTDAVLGCEIEVSTLHGPMKMTVPPGTQPGKVFRLKERGVQSGLTQGDHYVTVSVVVPDALSAREKELYQELARLRPEKSHSKKS, encoded by the coding sequence ATGGCCAGTTTTAAAAACTACTATCTGATTTTGGGGGTGGAGGCCTTTGCCGATGTCGATGCCGTGCGTAGCGCTTTTCGCAAGCTGGCCCGTCAGCATCACCCGGATCTCAATGCGGGCAACGCCCAGGCCGAGGAGCGTTTTAAGGAAATTAACGAGGCCTATGAGATTTTAAGCAACCCGGAGAAACGGGCCATGCACGATGCCAGTCTGCGGGCCATGAAGGGTAATGCGGGGGGCAATCCGGCGGAGGGCAAGGCGGCTTACAGCAAGCAGGGCGATCAAACGCCCAAGGGGAAGGCCAGTCCCCCGCCCGCTTCTGAAAAAAAGGCCCGGTCGGAGTCCGCCCCGGACTCCGCCGCGTCCACTGGCAAGCAAGCGGCGAATAAAGCCGAGCCGGGCAAGGACAAAGGCAGCACTACCTCCATTAATGACCTGTTTGAGTCCTTTTTGAAGAAGGGCTTTCAGGAGAAGTCGGCCAAGGCTGCCAATGCGGCAGAGGGCGTATTTAGCGCCAAAAAAGACAGCGGCAAAAAGTCTGAAGCACCTCAACGGGGCGAGGATGTGCAGGTGAAGGTCGCCATCACCCCGCAGGAGGCCATGGATGGGGTGGTGAAAACGGTCAATGTTCAGCACAATGAAATTTGCCGCCGCTGTTCCGGGACAGGCAAAGTGAACGGTCTGGTGTGTACCGCCTGTGGCGGGGATAAAATTCTGGTGCGCCTTAAAAAAATCGATGTGCGCATTCCCGCCGGGGTAAAAAACGGTTCCCGGGTGCGGGTGGCCAAAGAAGGGGGCCGTGGCTACGGCGGGGCGGAAAACGGGGATCTGTTCCTGCAAATTGAAATCAGCGTGGATGCGGGCTTGCGCATTGAAGGGCTGGATGTTTACGGGGATGTGGTGATAGCGTTGACGGATGCGGTGCTGGGCTGCGAAATCGAGGTTTCCACCTTGCATGGGCCAATGAAGATGACCGTGCCGCCGGGCACTCAGCCGGGCAAGGTGTTTCGACTGAAGGAGCGTGGGGTGCAAAGCGGCCTGACCCAGGGGGATCATTATGTCACCGTCTCTGTAGTGGTGCCGGATGCCTTGTCCGCTCGGGAGAAGGAGCTGTATCAGGAGTTGGCCCGTTTGCGTCCTGAGAAATCCCACTCCAAAAAATCTTAA
- a CDS encoding LptF/LptG family permease produces MVKVFKRFSLLDWYLCSQLTLIILFAVVLFSIIWLAPETLFKLTQYVFGGDINPAQGALMFLLHVPQVLPQTIPVAVLLGTIILFQRLSQNYELVALLASGISPARILRAVLWVGLLFGGLHAVVNEWVIPQTAPVLEKYYTDANLKDIPDRNFLFVEKNHDKKLSKFFLIGQIQKAALSDFIILYYVETPQAGVQISRIIRADSGRWVPDRHQWELNNGIEYVLDSEGVYQDIRPFAQQQVRTNKYASILLDYTRQNPMIMPWGQLRQYIKLMREGGQLQEIPFFEVRSWQKWSAPVATLIFALLGALLGMERVRASRVYGLLFGVVVVFFYSILVPFSGSFGSLDLVAPWLVAWIPLLVAVAITFLLRSLRPQQG; encoded by the coding sequence GTGGTCAAAGTGTTCAAGCGTTTCTCCCTACTGGACTGGTATCTGTGCAGCCAGTTGACCTTGATTATCCTGTTTGCGGTGGTCTTGTTCAGCATCATCTGGCTGGCCCCGGAGACCCTGTTCAAGCTGACCCAGTATGTATTTGGCGGTGACATCAATCCCGCCCAGGGTGCGCTGATGTTCCTGCTGCACGTGCCTCAGGTCTTGCCCCAAACCATTCCGGTGGCCGTGCTGTTGGGCACCATTATTTTGTTTCAGCGCTTAAGTCAGAATTATGAGCTGGTGGCCCTGTTGGCCAGCGGAATCAGCCCGGCCCGAATCCTGCGGGCCGTGTTGTGGGTGGGGCTGCTCTTTGGGGGGCTTCACGCTGTGGTTAACGAGTGGGTGATCCCTCAAACCGCCCCGGTGCTGGAAAAGTACTACACCGACGCCAATTTGAAAGACATTCCCGATCGCAATTTTTTGTTTGTGGAAAAGAATCACGACAAAAAACTGAGCAAGTTTTTCCTGATTGGCCAAATTCAAAAAGCGGCCCTCTCGGATTTCATCATCCTTTACTATGTGGAAACCCCGCAGGCCGGGGTGCAGATCTCTCGTATTATTCGGGCTGACAGTGGCCGCTGGGTGCCGGATCGCCACCAGTGGGAGCTGAATAACGGCATTGAGTACGTGTTGGACAGCGAAGGGGTGTATCAGGATATTCGTCCTTTTGCCCAGCAGCAGGTGCGTACCAACAAATATGCGTCTATTTTGCTGGATTACACCCGGCAAAACCCCATGATCATGCCCTGGGGCCAGCTTCGCCAGTACATCAAACTCATGAGAGAAGGCGGGCAGCTTCAGGAAATTCCCTTCTTTGAAGTGCGCTCCTGGCAGAAGTGGTCGGCCCCGGTGGCTACCCTGATATTTGCCTTACTGGGTGCCCTGCTCGGTATGGAGCGGGTGCGGGCCAGCCGAGTGTACGGGTTGCTGTTTGGAGTCGTGGTGGTCTTTTTCTACAGCATTCTGGTACCGTTTTCCGGCAGCTTCGGATCTTTGGATCTGGTGGCCCCCTGGCTGGTGGCCTGGATTCCACTGTTGGTGGCCGTGGCCATTACCTTTCTCTTGCGAAGCCTGCGACCGCAGCAAGGCTGA